Genomic segment of Phycodurus eques isolate BA_2022a chromosome 13, UOR_Pequ_1.1, whole genome shotgun sequence:
cgtgcctgcgtgggttttctccgggtactccggttttctcccacatcccaaaaacatgcatggcggGTTGATCgaatactctaaattggccgcaaatgtgaatgtgagtgcgactggttgtttgtttatacagcatgtgccctacgattggctgacgaccagttggTGGGagttaactgggataggctccagcaggcccgcgaccctcgtgaggataagcagtatggaagatgaatgaataaatcctTTTCAGActcattaagtgaaattggataaattCTGCAGTACACCTGATCTGTGGTTGGGAATaactgataaaaaaataaaaaataaataaataaatacgtctCTTGATGTACGAGCAAATGGGCGGCCAGATCACAAATCGTTTGGCTGTTTTGTGAGGGTTTTAAACGGCTCCCATAAAAACTGAGTGAGGCTGGATTTAAAGGCGCTTTCACCTGTATCGCAGTCTATCCATCTCAGCTTTAATCAGATCGCTGGTCACAAGGGCAAACTCACAAATATGTGCGAGGAAAACCACATTGTTATTGCTGTTATTGAAAGGTGCACTTCTGACAAGTATAATGGCAGTggagagatagatagatgatagatagatagatagatagatagatagatagatagatagatagatagatagatagatagatagatagatagatagatagatagatagatagatagatagatagatagatagatagatagcgagagaaagagagaaagagagagagacagacagacagacagatagatagatagatagatagatagatagatagatagatagatagatagatagatagatagatagatagatagatagcgagagagagagagaaagagagcgagacagacagatagatagatagatagatagatagatagatagatagatagatagatagatagatagatagatagatagcgagagagagagagaaagagagcgagacagacagatagatagatagatagatagatagatagatagatagatagatagatagatagatagatagatagatagatagatagatagatagatagatagatagatagatagatagatagatagatagatagatagatagatagatagcgagagagagagagaaagagagcgagacagacagacagatagatagatagatagatagatagatagatagatagatagatagatagatagatagatagatagatagatagatagatagatagatagatagatagatagatagatagatagatagatagataaatagatagatagatagatagatagatagatagatgtggcacggtggccgactggttagagcgtcagcctcacagttctgaggacccgggttaaatccccggcctcgcctgtgtggagtttgcatgttctccccgtgcctgcgtgggttttctccgggcactccggtttcctcccacatcccaaaaacatgcatgaattggagactctaaattgcccgtaggcatggctgtgagtgtgaatggttgtttgtttctatgtgccctgcgattgcctggcaaccagtttagggtatactccgcctcctgcccgatgacagctgggataggctccagcacgcccgcgaccctagtgaggagaagcggctcagaaaatggatcaatagatagatagagagagagagagagagagagagagagagaaagagagagagacagacagatagacaaacagacagatagagagtgagagagagagagagagagagagagacagacagacagatagacagatagatcgatcgatcgatcgatcgatagatagagtaaaccaacaagaaaacaacacacTCGACCAATcccagatacacacacacacacacacacacaatggaagGTGGGCACTTGTCTTTGACATTGAGCCAGCCTGCTCGGCCGGAGGTCATTGCTCAGATCAGTCTCATCGAATCATGGTCACGTCTCTTCATCTCTCCACTCAGGTAGACCCTCTGCTCTACTTTCAAGGTGCAATTGTACACAGCTGCAAAGTATTcttccaaaacattttcaatcttacagcaaaaaaaaacatttcaattacctattttaagaaaaatatgactaaattaatggaacaaatattacaggactcccGATTATGTAAATGAGAACTTTGCCTACCCCTTCTATAGAATGACAGtgaaggggaaaaacaaaaccactTACACTGGCACTTTGCACACGGGTCTTTCTGGTACTCTTGCAGGTCCGCTGAGCGACTTCGGACGCCGGTGTTCCGCCGCAGACCTCCGCCGTTCCGCACGCCGCCATCCCGTAGGCGGGCTGCTTCCGCCTTGGCGTAGACACCCAGCTCCTGGGTGTACCGCCCATACATCTGTGACGGAAATGTtttacacacacagtatgttaATACACAAGGTAAAAAATGCCTGGTCAACATAATAATCTGCAGTATTTGCTTTACTGGAATAATGGGATATTAATTTAAAGAGCACTCAACAAACGATCCAAGGGAAATGTAGTGGTGTACacactgatttttaacatcttaaaggattgtttttcatttatacGCGTGGTATCCGACACATGACGAGGAAAACAATCAGCATCTGTTCTTACAgctcttatagtgtgtggtgtgcttAAGATGACCAACACACCACGCTCATAACGATAGCTCCACCAAGAATCGtgcgtttcctcccacaaaccGGCTGTCTggcgtagtaccaagactgacctgtgtgAGGCAGTACAGTATCACAAGGCATCCAGACTGCCGTAAAAATTatagaagaagaaagagtagtaaTAGAAGAAATAGATGAAGGATAACCTATTATAAATATTGAAGaggtttaatatttaagattgacAGCCCAAGCACatcattgataaaaaaaaaaaataaattcttaacACACTCCACACACCAAAAGATAATCAGGATAATCATTTCGAGACATCCGACAATCGGGCCCTTGCTAATTTTAATTGCACGGAAGGAAAAATGCAATGTCCTGATTGTCGACTTGTGTGTAACCCACattaactgatttttaaaatgtgagcgaccccatacaaccattcgcgcacatagagtcttcaatcaacctaccatgcatgtttttggggtgtgggaggaaacccgagtgcccggagaaaacccacacaggcacagggagaacatgcaaactccacacaggcggggccgggatttgaaccccggtcctcagaactgtaaggtagatgtgctacccagtctcccaccgtgccgcccatcatTTAGATTTATCATCGGAAATCTTGTTCACTGTacatgtttaacatttacggTAGTTGACCCTGACTGAGGAGGAAAAAATCCCTCTTAACACCCTACACACCACAGGCCACCACAGACATCTTGACAATCGgacctttgctgactttcaAGAAAGTGGGAATTGGGCTCAAATTAGGCCTGATTATAGGTGTACAAATAGGTGTATATCGGTGTACTCCACTTGTACTCCAGTACAATataaacaatatactgtagaaaTGATCTTACATACAGCCAAACTCGGTGTTGACCACATACATAAGGATTTGCAATAGtatataaatattgaacatgtttaatatttacaataggCTTGGCTCGGCCCTGACTGAAACAAAAAATCCCTCTTACCACAAAACACACCACACAATAATCACTAAGAATAATCTTGTTACTTGGCTTGATTCATGTGAACATACAaaattggaaatatatttgtttttaattttcattttgtatgtcATCACTGTGTGATTGTCAAGCTTTAAAAACAAGACTGCTGACTACTGACGGAAAAAAATGCAAGCTGACACATGTTCACTGcactcaaacaaaaaacaacctcaATCAGCTTGttacaacttttttattttttttaaaatccactgATTTTTGACTGAGCAGTCACAAACTGACTTTTTCCCCCTAGCCAATGAGCTCCACCTGTCAGCTGCCAGCTAATTAACTCTACACGGCTGGCATTCAATTGAGTCCTGATGACGAGAGGCAGAACCCCCAGCCAACTTTGCTGCCATCCATCTAGTATAAAGCCTGGATCTGCGTTGTAAGCATTGTCCCTGCACTCTTGAGCACCGTCATGGCGTGGTCCCGGAGCCTGGTTGATGTTTTGGTGGTGATTGTAGGACTTTTGGCCTGTCATGCTGCGGCCCAACACTGGATGGATGCGCTGAACCGCAACCCTCCTGCCTCGCTGCCTCAGAAACAAGCGGGGGCCCCTCTGCCAGCGACGAATGTCGACAAATGCCAAGTGGAGCACAATGAGATGATCCAGTGCGGGACCCGCGACATCACCCGGGAGCAATGCGGAGCCATCAACTGCTGTCATAATGGACGGCAGTGCTATTACGGCAAAGCGGGTAACTTGTTTGGCATTATATGTAGTAGGGTTAACCAACAATTGTTAGAAGTGATTAGTTCAACGATTTGTATACCAGTGATGTACAGGCAGAAAAAGTTAATGCTTTCTCGCACTAGATAGCAGAAAGTTTACTTGACCTGTGTATCCACCGGTTGCCACATTTATGCAACAGAATATCATTTTGTTCTACTAAATAGGCCCATGTTTGACATtaagaaaatggaaatgaaatcaTTTCTGTGATTTGTGACATTTGGTGTCATTGATGCTAACTTCCAACTGCTCGAGTTGGATTTTGGTTAATCATGAATTTTTCAACACAAAACTGAATACTGCATTGGCTCAAGGTTGGCAAACAGGGTTTTGCTAGCctaagcctttttttttggggggggtgctGTAAAACAAGTCTTCAAGCAACCGTCCAGTTGCCTCTAATTTGTGGCTTCCCATGACCTCGTTGACTTAAAATCTACAAAGGTGGAAACAATTTTTAGTAAGCACATCTGGTATTTTGTTTATGAAAGTTTAAAAAGGATTTGGGCAAGTATGCTATAACGCtatttgtcaaaataataatttaatttcattctCAGTGACTGTGCAGTGTACAAGAGATGGCCaatttgtggtggtggtggctcGTGACTCCACGTTGCCCCCAGTGGATGTGACTTCAATCAGCCTTATGGAAATGAACGATCCAACTTGCGACGCAGTTGATACCACTGCCACATTTGCCATCTTTCAGTTCCCCATGACCCTGTGTGGCACGACAGTAAAGGTGTGTGACAAGGttgctttttcaaaaaaaacattttttatataaactaTGCCGAAGCTTAACTTttccaaaacaaatgaatttgtTTGTCAATCAAGGTTTACAATCAAAGTGTAATTGCTGTTTTACTGCAGGAGGAAGATAACTTTGTGGTGTATGAGAACCATATGTCGTCATCGTATGAAGTGGGAATTGGCCCCAGAGGCTCAATCACCAGGGACAGCCATTTTGAGTGAGTAAATTTTAGTTCTGTTTGAGAAAACTGAGATCAGACACTAAATGATTTCAGTTGAAGTACTAAAAACCTGTTGCTGTTGAATACTGTATACTTGTAGTTGGAGGCCTAAACAAGCATAAATAttctgaaccttttttttttttaatttgagatTACAAATTAGCCACCATTGACCATGTGTCTTTAAACtagaatacaatttttaaatctATGATGCTTTATCAGCTTGTTTTGTTGACCATATGATAAATGGAACTAGTTTTTTTTGGACTTCCTAATACAATGTTCTTTCCCAAGGTTGCTGTTCCAGTGTAGATATTCAGGCACTGCTGTGGAGGCTCTGGTTGTGGAAGTCAATTCCCTTCCTCCACCTGTGTCAGTTGCTGCTGGTGGACTCCTCAAAGTGGAGCTCAGACTGGGCAATGGCGAGTGTTTCTCAAAGGGTTGTGTTGAAGGTGTGTACTACTacagaaggttttttttttgggtttatttttttggatgagTAAGTGAAACTCTACTTGCAGAAGAGGCAGCATACAACTCCTTCTACACTGCGGCGGACTACCCTGTCACCAAGGTTCTGAAGCAACCAGTATATGTTGAGGTCCGCATCCTCGATAGGTCTGATCCCAACATTGTTTTGAACTTGGAGCGCTGCTGGGCCACCACAACATCCAACCAGAACAGCGTTCCTCAGTGGGATCTTCTAGTTGATGGGTACATGAATGTTTGACTTGAATGGCAATTCTCTGTCTTCCAGGCTTTAAAAGATGCATTCTTGCTGGTTTCAGGTGTCCCTACCATGATGACCGTTACCAGACCATTGTCCTGCCTGTGCAAGAGTCTTCAACAATAGATTACCCAATGCACTACAAGCGTTTCATCTTCAAGATGTTTACCTTTGTGGATCCCAACTACTTCAGTCCCCAGAAGGACAGGGTAATGTGTCAGAACCTCACTAAAAATCAGgtgtaaaagtacatttttgtgcTATTAGGACAAAAACCTGTTCCAAATCATACTGAACCTTCTAGACTgtctagttttttttaattaaaatgaaatctgTCCTAATTTAGCCATGGAGAGCTTGATACAACCCATAAAATGGCTTGGATAATCTTTTGGTGACATCTGATAATCAGACACTGATTAGAGCCCTGCTGAATTAGTTTTTTGAGCAGATTGGGGCAGAAAATCACATGATGCATTCTACACCACTATGATGATTTTGGGTTGTCTGACATCTGATTGGGCCTTTTTCTGATTTTGATCAGGTGGAAATCAAACCCTAGCTTGTTTACCCTGCTTAGCttaaaaaacttaaatataatCTCGTGACTAGATTTGACTGTCAGGCCTTTTTGCAAACTTATTTAAAATTGGAAAAATCCCATTTCAGACTTGAGGTTGACAACACAAATGTGCCATGTCCAGCTTGTTTTCATGACTGCATACATGCtatccaccttttgtttttttttaaactgattaCTACTTTTCAGGTTTTCATCCACTGTGCTACAGCAGTGTGCTCTCCCACCAGCACAAACTCCTGTGACCAGCCATGCCGTCATCGACACGGTAACTGCTTAAAACTTGGAATGTTGCATTTTAGGCTTTaaacttatttattttatctttcaGAGTCTGTAGGAAAATCTGTGACTGCGGCACACAGGTCTCCAAGCCAAGATGTGGTCTCAAGCAAGCAGGTGATTCTGACTCAAACGAGGGGCTTCGCCACTGATGTGCTGAAAAAATGGAGATGATCTCCTACCCCAAAGCTGGTCATGACTTTTAATAAAGGCTTGTTAAAAACAGTTTCAGCGATACCTTGTCTCATTGCTAATGTGAAGGTCACTGCCTTGACTTGGTGTGCTGAGCCACTAATGGAACTCATTTATGCCCACACTGAAATAAGTTTGAAATTCTGCTTAGAAGTCAATGGATGGCTAAACATTCTTGACATGCTGCCCTTGAATTGTCATTTGGATACTGTATGGaactttttgtttcatttttttttttgtgtagggCATGATGTAATGTACAGCACATTAGGCCTGCCCTTTCTTATCCCATGGAAACTTGGTGCAGTATAGCACAGAATGCACAAATAATGGCATGCTTCAAATGGCTAGTAGAGTTGTTATAAGGTATATTTCCTAGTCATAAATCCATTTGCAATCAATTTAGATGTGCATCCTCTGAGACTTTCTTGCCCTTGTAGTTTTCTCCATGCTGTAACTTGTATCATTCTCCTTCACTGAATCTGCACAATGCCTTCTCCCAACTCCTCCACCCCCTCTGTTCATTGAAATGGGCATCACGATTCTTCCAGACTTGCTTGTGCTGCTCATATGAACAGGGGGTGGAGGGTTGCAGATGGCAAGTAGAGCAGCTCTATACTACGTTTACTTTTGATTGGCAAGGAGCACAGTGCTGTTTTCCCTTCACGTTAACCTACAATCCAAACTGCTGGCCAATGTTTGAGCTGTATGCAGGGCCTCATTTATAAAGCAGGGCATACAAGCAGAATATTGGGATGAATTTGGCCTTTATTTTCCACCTGTACTATCAAACTTGGCAAAGGGCCCCACCCCTCCGGAAATTGGTCAGTGCTGATAATTgtaaatgttgactttttttacTTGGAAACTGGAGGTTGACAATTGTGAATGTTAAGCCTGTTCAATATAACAGCCAAAACTCATCACAATATACTTGAATGTAGTGACAAGCTAACAGTTAACTTAGTTTCTGTTCAACTAATAGTCAATTTTCTGTCAGTATAGATGCCCTGTGGCACTGTGCTGCCTCACAGGTCAATCTAGGTACAACAAAAGATGGTTGTGTGCTGTTGGTCATCTTGAATATGCCACACTAAGAGCAGTAAGAAAACATGCCCCCCGCCTTTCATATTTGTTGAAAGACTTGATCCCACAGTGTGTGCGggatcaagtgtgtgtgttatggttatGGTCATCAGGACACTGTTAACGATAAATTGCAATGATGTGATGAATAAGAGAAGCTGTCCTCGAGCCATAATGATCAAGAAAGACTTAATGGTGCTTGTGTATTTTATTAGCTGTTTCACTTCACTGCCTTGTATTTTACAGTCTCATTTACTTTTTATAGTGTTCCGCCTACACCAGGGGTGCCAAACTCATTTTAGCTCGGGGGCCATGATTTAACCGGACCGGCTCTGTGTAtaacttaaaaacaacaacttcagattgttttctttgtattaATACGGTCTAAAATATTACAAGCCCAACAATATTAATCATAAAACACTTAGTTTTTTGAAAATGCTAAGGAAAAAGAACACACAATACCTCAGTGATTCACAGAACTGTATCACAGATCAGGTGTCATTTCTCAGGCACGAAtgtagataaaaaaataatgaaatcctATTCCCCAAACGAGTGCAAAAACCACAGAGTCAACAATCAAGAATAGGTAAGGCATTTCAAAACAATAGCATAAAAACATAAAGCTGGAGTCcgaggacatccatccattttctgagccgcttctcctcactagggtcgcgggcgtgctggagccaatcccagctgtcatcgggcaggaggcggggtacaccctgaactgcttgccagccaatcgcagggcacacaaacaaacaaacaaacaaccattcgcactcacattcatacttatgggcaatttagagtctccaattcatgcatgtttttgagatgtgggaggaaaccggagtgcccagagaaaacccacgcaggcacggggagaacatgcaaacgccacacaggcggggacagggattgaacccgggtcctcagaactgtgaggctgacactctaaccagttgtccactgtgccgccagtcTGAGGACAGTGTGTCCAAAATAGTACAAGCACAACATCTCTATTAATCATAAAACACCTCAAGTTATTGGGAAATTCTGAGGacaaagaacacacaaacacagaatgcCTCAGTGATTCACAGaagtacaacctcaattccaatgaagttgggacgttgtgttaaacaaaataaataaataaataaataaagaatacaatgatttgcaaatcaacctatatttaattgaatacactacaaagacaagatatttaatgttcaaactgatcaacttcattgtttttagcaaataatcattaacttagaattttatggctgcaacatgttcaaaaaagctgggacagggtcatgtttaccactgtgttatgtcaccttttcttttaacaacattcaataaacgtttgggaactgaggacaaaaattgttgaagctttgtaggtggaattctatcccattcttgcttgatgtacagcttcagttgttcaacagtctggggtctccgttgtcgtattttacgcttcataatgcgccacacattttcaatgggagacaggtctgggctgcaggcaggccagtctagtactcgcactcttttactacgaagccacgctgttgtaacacatgcaagaatgtggtttggcattgtcttgctgaaataagcaggggtgtccatgaaaaagacgttgcttggatggcagcatatgtttctccaaaacctgtatgtacctttcagcattaatggtgccttcacagatgtgtaagttacccatgccattggcactaacacagccccataccatcacagatatgctggcttttgaactttgtgtccataacagtccggatggttcttttcctctttagcccggacgacaagacgtccacaatttccaaaaacaatttgaaatgtggactcgtcggaccacagaacacttttccactttgcatcagtccatcttcgatgagctcgggcccagagagcccggcggcgtttctgggtgttgttgataaatggcttttgctttgcatagtagagtttcaagttgcactttcggatgtagcggcgaactcacaaagaggtgaacctcaccccacctttgcttatgaatgactgggtaattcagggaagctccttttctacctaatcatggcacccacctgttcccaattagcctgttcacctgtgggatgttaaaactggtgtttgatgagcattcctcaactttctcagtcttttttgccatctgtcctagcttttttggaacatgttgcagccataaaattctaagttaatgattatttgctaaaaacaatcaagattatcagcttgaacattaaatatcttgtctttgtagtgtattcaattaaatataggttgaacatgatttgcaaatcattgtattctgtttcacacaacgtcccaacttcattggaattggggttgtatatcacAGATCACAGAACTATATCAGGGTGTCTCATGTAGCACTTTAAGTGAGGTTGCATTGTTTATTTGACTCCTGACACCTGGCATCTTTTAGCTTTCACCAGCGCATCAATATCAGGCGTCACATCCTGAGCAGCAGCCAACTTCTGGATGGATGTGCTTGTGCGTGAGCCTTGAGAGcagctttgttttatttatgttcattaCAGAGAAAACGTGCGGTTCGAAACATGCACAACAGTTTTGGAGCAAGGCCTGTCAAGTTGGGGTAAAGTGGCAAGAGATTCTAATAAAATGTGTCCAAGTCAGCTGTGGGAAATTTGCCCTTCAACTCTGAGTCACACTGCAAGCCTATTGTTTCATGTTGGATGTTGACGGGCGGATCAGAGGGATTCACGGTGAATGCCGTCTTTCTCCAGTTCACCAAAAATCTGAAAGCGTTGCTCAATCTCCCGTAACAGAcccatttattttatctttGAACCCCTTCATGTCTGGGACATGTTGGGTCACGCGCACATTTTTCAGACAGGGATGTGAGCTGCATCACTACCGGTGAGTTGCGTCTCCCACAATGACAGCTTCATCTTAAAGAGCGTATGCAGTCATAATACTGCGTAACAACTTTGTTGAGCCCTTGCAGCTGTTTGTTCAAGTTATTCAGGTGCGCTGTAACATCCATCATAAATGCAAGGTCCTGTAACCATTCTGCGGAATGAAATTCTAACACTGGTTTGCCCTTTCCTTCGATGAACTTCTCGTAAATCAAAGAAATGCCTCAGCACAGCACCTCGGCTTAACCACCTTACCTCAGTGTGGTTTGGCAGGCCATAGATGTGGTCTTTCTTTCTGAGAAGGCTGTCAAACAGATGGTGATTCAGGCTTCTGGATCGGATGAAATTAACCGTTTGGATGACCACCTTTATGACGTTATCCACCTTTAATGACTTGCAACACAAAGCCTCGTAGTGCAAAATACAGTGAAAACTCCAAAATTCACATCCTCCATTTTTAGATTGCACTTTTTCTCTGCACTTTGCCACAACCACTAGCTTTTTTCCCGATCACTGAGGGCGCTGTAGCCAGGCTGACAGCCCGGCACCAGCCCACTCCGACCCTGTCGAGCGCGCTGACGAGCGCGGTGAAAATATCAACTGCTGTCGTTGTATCTGTCATTGCCACCATCTCCACGAACTCTTCGGTGACGGTCAATGTGTCATCAACTCTGCGGCTGAAAATGGCCCGTTGTGCAACATCTGTAATGTCTGCGCTTTCATCAATTGCAACTGAAAACGCAATAAATGACTACTTTGTGCTTTAACTGGCAGTCCAAATCCACTGAAAGATCAGAAATCCTGTCTACAACTGTGTTTCTTGTCAGGCTGATATTTGCGAAAGCCTGGCGCTTTTCAGGGCACACAATCGCCGCTGCCTtcatcatgcatgtttttacaaaTTCACCCTCACTAAATGGTTTTGAAGCCACTGCGATTTCATTAGCAATGAGGTAGCTAGCTTTCTCTGCGGCGTCACTGATGTCTCAGCTGTGAGTAAACACAGACTTGCTGTGTCTTCAGACCCGACAACAGTTCATTCACCTTCTCTCTTCTCCGCTGTCCTTGAAAGTTGTCATATTTGTCGGCATGAAGACCCACACAGTGGCGACGAAGGTTATATTCTTTCAGCACTGCAACATGCTGTGAACACACCAAACGTAAAGCTTTCCTATTCACTTTTGTGAATAAATAGGATGATGAGCATTTTTCTTGGAACACTCTGCGTCcacatttcttttttgacaGAGACATATTTGGGCAATAAGGGTGCCAAGACATGTTAAAAGTAGAAGTAGAAAATAAATAGCGTGGGCAAAACACAAAGTAGCTCATCCGGACTGGCTGCGCTTGCTCGACTTACTTACTCTGCCACAGTATAAACAGTTTGCTTTCGTAACACAATTGCTATTGCGCCATACAGTGGACGCAATTAGAACAGCAGCTTCTTTTATTGAcaatttattgaatttattgcagCTCATTTTTATACTTTACAAAATCATCTCGCGGACTGGATGAAACCAATTTGCGGGCCTGATTCGGCCCGAGGGCCGTACATTTGACACACCAGGCCTACAGTGTTATAAGTTCTTGTTTTCCACCACTTTGCATTCTGTACTAGTCTTGTGAAGCAT
This window contains:
- the LOC133411716 gene encoding zona pellucida sperm-binding protein 4-like; the encoded protein is MAWSRSLVDVLVVIVGLLACHAAAQHWMDALNRNPPASLPQKQAGAPLPATNVDKCQVEHNEMIQCGTRDITREQCGAINCCHNGRQCYYGKAVTVQCTRDGQFVVVVARDSTLPPVDVTSISLMEMNDPTCDAVDTTATFAIFQFPMTLCGTTVKEEDNFVVYENHMSSSYEVGIGPRGSITRDSHFEYSGTAVEALVVEVNSLPPPVSVAAGGLLKVELRLGNGECFSKGCVEEEAAYNSFYTAADYPVTKVLKQPVYVEVRILDRSDPNIVLNLERCWATTTSNQNSVPQWDLLVDGCPYHDDRYQTIVLPVQESSTIDYPMHYKRFIFKMFTFVDPNYFSPQKDRVFIHCATAVCSPTSTNSCDQPCRHRHESVGKSVTAAHRSPSQDVVSSKQVILTQTRGFATDVLKKWR